Below is a window of Christensenella minuta DNA.
CCTTCAGCCCGGATCTAGATGCGCGTGTGGCGCAGATGGCACGTGATGCCGGCATTCCGATTGTGTTTGAAAACGCGGTTCCGGCCGACTCTGTGGACCGTGACGCCGTGACCTGCTGCACCTATTATGATATCGGCTATGCGGCGGCTAAAATGATCGGCGACAAATACCCCGGCTCTAAATTCGTATATATTATGGGACAGCCGGGAATGAACATTACGGAGCCGTACAATGATGGTATTGCGGCGGCGATCGCGGATGGCGCGGATACGGAAATGGTAGAGTCGGCTCCTACAAACTGGACGGCCGAAGAAGGCATGAACGCTACGCAGAATTTGATCCAGTCCGGAAAAGAATTTGATGTGATTTTTGCCAACAACGAGCAAATTGCGCAGGGCGTTGTAAAGGCGCTGGATGCAGCAGGCCTCAAAGACAAGATTCCGATCATCGCGACAGGCGGAAGCCCGCTGGGGGTGGAAATGCTCGAATCGGGAGACCTCTATGGAACAATCGCGGCCCCGACGTCGTATATGGGCGCGCTTTCGGCAAAGAAGCTCTATGACCTTACGAACGGGAAAGCTGTAGAAGAGATGACGTATCTGCCGCTGCTTCCCGCAACTAAGGAAGAGATCGACCAGATTATTCCGTGGACCCCGGGCGCGGAGGTTATCGAAGCGATTGGCGGTCTTGACTGACAAAATGACTGATTGACATGAAGGATAGGGGATAACGGGCAGGGTGTCCTGCCCGTACCCCATCTTTGGTAAAGGAGAAGCCATGGTGGAAAAGACGGGTAATTATTTGATAGAGGCAAAAGGCATTTCCAAAATATTCGGCGGGACCCGGGTGTTGGATAATGTTTCGATCACTCTTAAGCCCGGCGAAATACACAGCCTATGCGGCGAAAACGGCGCGGGCAAATCTACGCTTATCAAAGTTCTGTCCGGCGCATACAAGCCGGAAGAGGGAGTAGTCGCCATCGGCGGGAAGGAATATCCGCATTTAACGCCGCTTATTGCGAAAAGGAAGGGCGTAGAGGTAATTCATCAGGAAATCATTCTGGTTCCGCAGCTTACGGTAGCAGAGAATATTTATACGGATGTGCCATATAGGACGGCAGGCTTTTTTTCCATGAAAAAAACCTGCGAGGCCGCGAAACAACTGATGGACGAGATCGGGATTCAGCTTGATCCTTATGAAACGGTGGAACGCCTGAGCGCCGCGGATCAACAATTTGTCAAAATATTAAAAGCGCTTGCGCCAAGTCCCAAAGTGCTTATTATGGACGAACCGACCGCGATGTTCAACATGAAGGATACCGATATGGTTCTCGACCTTGTGAAGAATATTAGTCGGAAGGGGATCGGTATTATTTATATTTCACACCATTTAAAGGAAGTGGCGAAGATTGCCGATACGATCAGTGTATTGCGCGACGGGAAGCTGATTTCCACTTATCATGCCAAGGATGGCGCGGTAAATATGGAACAGGTGACCTGCGATATGGTTGGACGCCCTGTCGACATGTTTTATAAACGGGAAAAATCGAACACTGGCGAAGTGTTTTTTGAAGTAAAAGGACTGAAACTGAAGGATGAAGATGCACCCATTGACCTGTCCCTGAGAAAAGGAGAAATACTGGGCCTCACCGGTATGGTGGGATCTGGACGGACGGAGATTATACGGGCAATATACGGACTTGACCAGCGCGCTGCGGGTGAAATCAAAAAAGATGGGAAACCGCTTCATATCAATAGCCCTCACGACTCGATCCAAAATGGAATCGGGTATGTCAGCGAAGATCGGCAGAAATCCGGGTTGGTGCTGCCGCTTTCCGTGCTGCGCAACCTGACTTTTTTGAAGCTTCCCCTGAAAAATGGGTTTATCAGTACCAAAAAGGAGATGGATATTTCCGAAGAAATGATCCGAACGTTGGATATTAAAACACCGAGCATGTTTAAGGAAACGGGGATGCTTTCGGGTGGCAACCAGCAAAAGGTGATTATCGGAAAATGGCTGCATAAGGGCTTTGATATTCTGATTCTTGACGAACCTACCAAGGGGATAGACGTCAATGCGAAATTTGAAATTTACAAATTGCTGCACGATTTGACAAAGCAGGGGAAATCACTTTTGGTCGTTTCCTCCGACATGCCGGAAGTCATCTCGCTTTGCGACCGTGTGATGGTCGTGCGGAACGGTAAAATTGTCGGCGAATTCGCGGGCGGCGAAATCACGGAAGAAAACGTTATTAAATCTGCATTAGAGGTGAAGTGAAGTGAAAGAGAAAACTTTGAGAACCAGGGCCAAAATTGGAAATGAAATGATTTTTCTGCCGGTCGTTATAATCGCCCTGTGTGTAATATCCGGGCTGATTAATCCGCGTTTTTTCACAGTGGCGAATTTTCTGACGATATTCCAGCAGGTAGCGGTATTAGGAATCCTTACAAGCGCTATGCTGATGCTGCTCGTTATGGGGGCGATCGATCTTTCCTACGGCGCCCTGATCGGTCTGTGCAGCGTTATACTGTGCAACCTTATCAGCGTGCAGGGGGTAAATCCGTGGCTCGCGCTCCTGATTATGTTTGCCACGGCCCTCGGCGCGGGAGCATTGAACGGCCTGATTATCACAAAATTTAAATGTGAACCGCTGATTGTGACCATAGGTACAAGTTATATCTACCTTGGTTTCGCGCAGGTAATATCGCAAGGGACTTATCAATCCATCGGGGGTGCGTTTCCGTTTATTGGAACGGGAAAAATTGGCTTGATTCCAATGCCGATGATTGTACTTGTGATCGTTATGCTCTTGATGTTCGTTTTCCTGCGGTATACGCCTTTTGGCCGCAAGCTGCATATTATCGGCGGTAATTCCGAGGTGGCGTTCCTTTCCGGGATTCCGGTAAAGGCATATAAGCTGCTCGCGTTTGTTCTGGGCGGCGGTATCTGTGGTTTGGCGGCCTTCGTTCTTACCTCGCGCATTGGCTCGGCCTTGCCCACCAACGGATCGGGATATGAATTAAACGCCCTCGCGGCGGCTATTATTGGCGGCGCGTCTTTTTCCGGGGCGAGGGGAACTGTCCTCGGTGCATTTTTCGGTGTGCTGCTTCTTGGCATTGTGAATAATGCACTCAATATTTTGGGAGTGGATGCATTTTATCAAACGGTTGTTTTGGGTGTTATAATCGTGATAGCGGTTATATTTAGTAATATCAAGAGCAGATAAAATATCGAAGTTATTATATGAGGTGTCGATTATGAAAAAGGTTACAGCAGTTTTGATAGGCGCGGGAGACCGCGGTGCAAATGCGTATGCATCTTATGCCATCAATAATCCGGGAACAATTCAGTTTGTTGCCGTTGCAGAAAAAAACGACGAAAAAAGAAAGCATTTCCAGAAAGTGCACCATATTCCGGATGAAATGGCTTTTTCCAACTGGGACGATCTGTTTGCAAAGGGAAAGCTGGCAGATGCAATCCTGATCTGCACAAATGAAAATTATCATTATGAACCGGCCAAAAAGGCGATGGAGCAGGGATATCACATCCTCCTTGAAAAACCTATCACACAGGAGCCGGTT
It encodes the following:
- a CDS encoding sugar ABC transporter substrate-binding protein, which produces MMKKSGILALVAVLLVAVLVFAACSPATPAAESSAPADDASPASSGEASASAADSGKKLKFGEIAHDRALEWVNYGVQNFEYTCEQLGVEPVVIDAQNDMEKVLAGMEDLLSQDVDAVSVYSFSPDLDARVAQMARDAGIPIVFENAVPADSVDRDAVTCCTYYDIGYAAAKMIGDKYPGSKFVYIMGQPGMNITEPYNDGIAAAIADGADTEMVESAPTNWTAEEGMNATQNLIQSGKEFDVIFANNEQIAQGVVKALDAAGLKDKIPIIATGGSPLGVEMLESGDLYGTIAAPTSYMGALSAKKLYDLTNGKAVEEMTYLPLLPATKEEIDQIIPWTPGAEVIEAIGGLD
- a CDS encoding ABC transporter permease, yielding MIFLPVVIIALCVISGLINPRFFTVANFLTIFQQVAVLGILTSAMLMLLVMGAIDLSYGALIGLCSVILCNLISVQGVNPWLALLIMFATALGAGALNGLIITKFKCEPLIVTIGTSYIYLGFAQVISQGTYQSIGGAFPFIGTGKIGLIPMPMIVLVIVMLLMFVFLRYTPFGRKLHIIGGNSEVAFLSGIPVKAYKLLAFVLGGGICGLAAFVLTSRIGSALPTNGSGYELNALAAAIIGGASFSGARGTVLGAFFGVLLLGIVNNALNILGVDAFYQTVVLGVIIVIAVIFSNIKSR
- a CDS encoding sugar ABC transporter ATP-binding protein codes for the protein MVEKTGNYLIEAKGISKIFGGTRVLDNVSITLKPGEIHSLCGENGAGKSTLIKVLSGAYKPEEGVVAIGGKEYPHLTPLIAKRKGVEVIHQEIILVPQLTVAENIYTDVPYRTAGFFSMKKTCEAAKQLMDEIGIQLDPYETVERLSAADQQFVKILKALAPSPKVLIMDEPTAMFNMKDTDMVLDLVKNISRKGIGIIYISHHLKEVAKIADTISVLRDGKLISTYHAKDGAVNMEQVTCDMVGRPVDMFYKREKSNTGEVFFEVKGLKLKDEDAPIDLSLRKGEILGLTGMVGSGRTEIIRAIYGLDQRAAGEIKKDGKPLHINSPHDSIQNGIGYVSEDRQKSGLVLPLSVLRNLTFLKLPLKNGFISTKKEMDISEEMIRTLDIKTPSMFKETGMLSGGNQQKVIIGKWLHKGFDILILDEPTKGIDVNAKFEIYKLLHDLTKQGKSLLVVSSDMPEVISLCDRVMVVRNGKIVGEFAGGEITEENVIKSALEVK